Part of the Verrucomicrobiota bacterium genome is shown below.
ACCGATGTTAACTTGTCGCATATGATGACGACTTTTGGGGAGAATTCGAGTTCCTTCCTCTCCGGCCTACTAAACCTGGAAGTTGATTTGGAAGGAGATCTTAGCCAAATCAGTGCCATAACTGGAACTGGAAACTTAGAAATTCGTGATGCTAGCTTTTCTCAACTTCCCGGCTTACAGCTACTAAGTAATCTCCTCAACCTAGATCACTTAGCTGATACGACTTATGAAAAGGTTAAAGGGTCATTCAAAATAGAGGACCAAAAGCTTACTTTCTACGACCTTCAAGCCCCCGATGAGCAAATCCGATTCACCGGTTCAGGCTATTTAAGCTTTGATAATCAGCTTAACTTTGAAATCAGGCTAGCCATCTCTCCGGAAATGGCTGAGCGCATTCCCAAAGAATTTGCCACTAATTTTAAGCATCACCCGGATGGCTACCGCACACTGCTCTTCACCCTCTCGGGAGACTTACAAAATCCCAAAACGAATTTGGATAAGAAACTTGCCATAGATTCCAGTGTGCTTGCTACAGATATCCAGGATTTTCAAAGTCGCAGAGAGCCTAGTGCAGCATCTCTCGATCCCGAAACTATTCCATGAAAAGAAAGACCGTGGGACGCGTTCGAGTCACAAGTGGCTCTGCAGGTGGCCTATTTCTGCATATTCCGCGAGATTTCCCTTCTCGACCCACTCAAGATAAGATTAAACAGGCTATCTTTTCTAGCCTAGGGAACCTAGTAGGCAATGCCTCACGAGTCCTCGACCTGTATGCTGGCGTGGGTTCCCTGGGGATCGAGGCACTTAGCCGTGGTGCCGCGCATTGCACATTTGTAGACAAGCATCGGAGCGCACTTAACGCGATTAAGCAAAATCTCGAACATTGCCACCTACAGGAGGCCGCGGAGGTGGTTGGATCAGATGCTTTGCGATTTTGTGCATCAGAAGCAACATCTGGCGAGCAATATGATTTGGTTTTTCTAGACCCCCCATACGCTAGAGAAAAGATCCAACTCGAGACTTTCCCTATAACAAAGTATCTCCCTCAGATACTTACAAGTAATGGAATTATTATATGGGAGCACAATACACCAAACAAATGTCAGGACTATTCGGCTCTAGAATGCACCAAAACAACAACCTATGGAAGCACTACTATTACACTTCTAAAGCATAAG
Proteins encoded:
- the rsmD gene encoding 16S rRNA (guanine(966)-N(2))-methyltransferase RsmD, with product MKRKTVGRVRVTSGSAGGLFLHIPRDFPSRPTQDKIKQAIFSSLGNLVGNASRVLDLYAGVGSLGIEALSRGAAHCTFVDKHRSALNAIKQNLEHCHLQEAAEVVGSDALRFCASEATSGEQYDLVFLDPPYAREKIQLETFPITKYLPQILTSNGIIIWEHNTPNKCQDYSALECTKTTTYGSTTITLLKHKSAQIT